The following proteins are encoded in a genomic region of Streptomyces sp. NBC_01723:
- a CDS encoding vWA domain-containing protein produces the protein MAAISLTKVRETAPALVDLYKSAGVSLTKHGLEETRAAVYLVVDYSGSMKPYYKDGSVQALADRVLGLSAHLDDDGTVPVVFFSTDVDAVSEIALADHEGRIERIVAGLGHMGKTSYHLAMDAVIDHYLDSGARHPALVVFQTDGGPINRLAAERYLCKAAPLPLFWQFVGFGDPGSRQFEYLRKLDELAVPQKRVVDNAGFFHAGRDPRRVTDAELYDRLVGEFPKWLVAARAQGIVRP, from the coding sequence ATGGCCGCGATCAGTCTCACCAAGGTGCGGGAGACGGCGCCCGCGCTGGTCGACCTGTACAAGAGCGCCGGGGTGTCGCTCACCAAGCACGGGCTGGAGGAGACGAGGGCGGCGGTGTACCTGGTCGTCGACTACTCAGGGTCGATGAAGCCGTACTACAAGGACGGCAGCGTGCAGGCGCTCGCCGACCGGGTGCTCGGGCTCTCCGCGCACCTCGACGACGACGGCACCGTGCCCGTGGTGTTCTTCTCCACGGACGTCGACGCGGTCTCCGAGATCGCGCTCGCCGACCACGAAGGACGGATCGAGCGGATCGTGGCCGGACTCGGGCACATGGGCAAGACCAGCTACCACCTGGCCATGGACGCCGTCATCGACCACTACCTGGACAGCGGCGCCCGCCACCCCGCCCTGGTCGTCTTCCAGACCGACGGCGGCCCGATCAACCGGCTCGCGGCGGAACGGTACCTGTGCAAGGCGGCGCCGCTGCCGCTGTTCTGGCAGTTCGTCGGCTTCGGCGACCCGGGCAGCCGCCAGTTCGAGTACCTGCGCAAGCTGGACGAACTGGCGGTGCCGCAGAAGCGGGTCGTGGACAACGCCGGGTTCTTCCACGCGGGCCGCGACCCGCGCCGGGTGACCGACGCCGAGCTGTACGACCGGCTGGTGGGCGAGTTTCCCAAGTGGCTGGTGGCCGCACGCGCGCAGGGCATCGTACGGCCGTAG
- the pepN gene encoding aminopeptidase N: MSVLTRDEAQTRSRLLDVHHYAIDLDLTRGDETFDSRTVIRFTVREDTDSTDTFVEVRPAELRTVTLDGQPLDPAALDDNRLALKSLTPGEHELRVEAAMRYSSTGEGMHRFTDPADGETYVYTQLFLDDVQRVFAAFDQPDLKAVFDLTVTAPERWTVLANGVTEHLGDGRWKAAATPLISTYLVAVAAGPWHSVRTEHRGLPFGIHCRRSLARHLDADAGELLDVTRACFDRYHEKFTEPYPFDSYDQAFVPEFNAGAMENPGLVTFRDEFVFRSAVTETQRQTRAMVIAHEMAHMWFGDLVTLRWWDDIWLNESFAEYMGYQTTAEATRFADTWTDFGVTRKAWGYDADQRPSTHPVAPENVGDTASALLNFDGISYAKGASALRQLVAWLGEKDFLAGINIHFERHKFGNAALADFIDSLAAATDRDVHAWADAWLRTTGVDTLTPRVTGDNGGRLLAVDRDGSRPHRVAVGLYDRDLGDEGRLTLRERLDVDLPQAEPRPIGKLPALVVLNDGDLSYAKVRFDPESFRTVREGLSGLPDPLTRAVVWNALRDAVRDGELPAGTYLDIARAHLPYETDLALVDGVLAFAAGQVADRYVTPERRPAALSTLAELCRDLIRRTEDGDHPGLRLIAVRHRIATAAHPDTIAAWLADGTVPGGPELDPELRWRILTRLAVLGATGEEAIAAELARDPSATGQEGAARCRAALPDAEAKSRAWEAMFATDDLSNYLFTATAQGFWQPEQADLVREYVPRYYAEAVAVATRRGPAIADAAGRWAFPGHAVDDANLRLGRECLAGDGPIPALRRKLADQLDDLGRALRVREADAR; the protein is encoded by the coding sequence ATGTCCGTACTGACGCGCGACGAAGCGCAGACCCGTTCCCGGCTCCTCGACGTCCACCACTACGCGATCGACCTCGATCTCACCCGTGGGGACGAGACCTTCGACTCCCGTACCGTCATCCGCTTCACCGTCCGCGAGGACACGGACAGCACGGACACCTTCGTCGAGGTCAGGCCCGCCGAGCTGCGCACCGTCACGCTGGACGGACAACCCCTCGACCCGGCCGCCCTGGACGACAACAGGCTCGCCCTGAAGTCCCTCACCCCGGGCGAGCACGAGCTGCGCGTCGAGGCCGCCATGCGCTACTCCAGCACCGGCGAGGGCATGCACCGCTTCACCGACCCCGCCGACGGCGAGACCTACGTCTACACCCAGCTGTTCCTGGACGACGTGCAGCGCGTCTTCGCCGCCTTCGACCAGCCCGACCTCAAGGCCGTCTTCGACCTCACCGTCACCGCCCCCGAGCGCTGGACCGTGCTCGCCAACGGCGTCACCGAGCACCTGGGCGACGGCCGCTGGAAGGCCGCCGCCACCCCGCTGATCTCCACCTACCTCGTCGCGGTCGCCGCCGGCCCCTGGCACTCCGTGCGCACCGAGCACCGCGGTCTGCCCTTCGGCATCCACTGCCGCCGCTCGCTCGCCCGCCACCTCGACGCCGACGCCGGCGAACTGCTCGACGTCACCCGCGCCTGCTTCGACCGCTACCACGAGAAGTTCACCGAGCCCTACCCCTTCGACTCCTACGACCAGGCGTTCGTCCCCGAGTTCAACGCCGGCGCCATGGAGAACCCCGGACTGGTCACCTTCCGCGACGAGTTCGTCTTCCGCTCCGCGGTCACCGAGACGCAGCGGCAGACCCGCGCCATGGTCATCGCCCACGAGATGGCCCACATGTGGTTCGGCGACCTCGTCACCCTCCGGTGGTGGGACGACATCTGGCTGAACGAGTCCTTCGCCGAGTACATGGGCTACCAGACCACCGCCGAGGCCACCCGCTTCGCCGACACCTGGACCGACTTCGGCGTCACCCGCAAGGCCTGGGGCTACGACGCCGACCAGCGCCCCTCCACCCACCCCGTCGCCCCGGAGAACGTCGGGGACACCGCCTCGGCCCTGCTCAACTTCGACGGCATCTCCTACGCCAAGGGCGCCTCCGCCCTGCGCCAGCTCGTCGCCTGGCTCGGCGAGAAGGACTTCCTGGCCGGCATCAACATCCACTTCGAGCGCCACAAGTTCGGCAACGCCGCCCTCGCCGACTTCATCGACTCCCTCGCCGCCGCCACCGACCGCGACGTCCACGCCTGGGCCGACGCCTGGCTGCGCACCACCGGCGTCGACACCCTCACCCCGCGCGTCACCGGCGACAACGGCGGCCGCCTGCTCGCCGTCGACCGGGACGGCAGCCGCCCGCACCGCGTCGCCGTCGGCCTCTACGACCGAGACCTGGGCGACGAGGGCCGCCTCACCCTGCGCGAACGCCTCGACGTCGACCTGCCCCAGGCCGAACCCCGGCCCATCGGCAAGCTGCCCGCCCTGGTCGTCCTCAACGACGGCGACCTCAGCTACGCCAAGGTCCGCTTCGACCCCGAGTCCTTCCGGACCGTCCGCGAGGGCCTGTCCGGACTGCCCGACCCGCTCACCCGGGCCGTCGTCTGGAACGCCCTGCGGGACGCGGTGCGCGACGGCGAACTCCCCGCAGGCACCTACCTGGACATCGCCCGCGCCCACCTCCCGTACGAGACCGACCTCGCCCTCGTCGACGGCGTCCTCGCCTTCGCCGCCGGCCAGGTCGCCGACCGGTACGTCACGCCCGAGCGGCGGCCGGCCGCGCTGTCCACCCTCGCCGAGCTGTGCCGCGACCTCATCCGCCGCACCGAGGACGGCGACCACCCCGGGCTGCGCCTCATCGCCGTGCGCCACCGCATCGCCACCGCCGCCCACCCCGACACCATCGCGGCCTGGCTCGCCGACGGCACCGTGCCCGGCGGCCCGGAGCTGGACCCCGAGCTGCGCTGGCGCATCCTCACCCGCCTCGCCGTCCTCGGCGCCACCGGCGAGGAGGCCATCGCCGCCGAACTCGCCCGGGACCCCAGCGCCACCGGCCAGGAGGGCGCCGCCCGCTGCCGCGCCGCGCTGCCCGACGCCGAGGCGAAGAGCCGGGCCTGGGAGGCCATGTTCGCCACCGACGACCTCTCCAACTACCTGTTCACCGCCACTGCCCAGGGCTTCTGGCAGCCCGAACAGGCCGACCTGGTGCGGGAGTACGTGCCGCGCTACTACGCCGAGGCGGTCGCGGTCGCCACCCGCCGCGGCCCCGCCATCGCCGACGCCGCCGGCCGCTGGGCCTTCCCCGGCCACGCCGTCGACGACGCCAACCTGCGCCTCGGCCGGGAATGCCTCGCCGGCGACGGCCCGATCCCCGCCCTGCGCCGCAAGCTCGCCGACCAGCTGGACGACCTGGGCCGGGCGCTGCGGGTGCGGGAGGCGGACGCGCGCTGA
- a CDS encoding SIMPL domain-containing protein: protein MTKAIEEPWGISVSGTGTVRTEPGLARVQPAVDVLEPSPERAFQQAGAAVSRLREVLRRHGVPDASVSGSRLGLSSEYDGHGGGRTLLGYRCQASYSVETRALDGLEQLIVDMVDAGAHRIDGVEFDVLDKQTLRDEARRRAVAAARRKAQVYAEAADVRLGPVLHIQDVEAEPFAHFRAAKASGGSGDLAPGTVEVSAEVLLGFSLRH, encoded by the coding sequence ATGACAAAGGCCATCGAAGAGCCCTGGGGGATCAGCGTGTCCGGCACGGGCACGGTGCGAACCGAACCCGGCCTCGCGCGGGTACAGCCGGCGGTGGACGTGCTGGAGCCGTCACCGGAGCGCGCGTTCCAGCAGGCTGGGGCGGCCGTGTCGCGGCTGCGGGAGGTCCTGCGGCGGCACGGCGTACCGGACGCCTCGGTCTCGGGCTCCCGGCTCGGGCTCAGCTCGGAGTACGACGGTCACGGGGGTGGGCGGACGCTCCTCGGCTACCGGTGCCAGGCCTCGTACTCGGTGGAGACGCGGGCGCTGGACGGTCTCGAACAGCTGATCGTGGACATGGTGGACGCGGGCGCCCACCGGATCGACGGCGTCGAGTTCGACGTGCTCGACAAGCAGACGCTGCGGGACGAGGCACGGCGCCGGGCGGTGGCCGCCGCCCGGCGCAAGGCCCAGGTGTACGCGGAGGCGGCGGACGTGCGGCTGGGCCCGGTGCTGCACATCCAGGACGTGGAGGCGGAGCCCTTCGCGCACTTCCGGGCGGCCAAGGCGAGCGGCGGGTCCGGCGACCTGGCGCCGGGCACGGTGGAGGTGTCCGCGGAGGTCCTGCTGGGCTTCTCGCTGCGGCACTGA
- a CDS encoding rhomboid family intramembrane serine protease translates to MDPESPDTTRRRRPATPVATYALFTLNVLAYLAELVRPGVVDRFAMVGARVVAVDGTRYSDDGAYLVLGPVRTEGVAGGEWERLLTGTFLHVSPFEGVFGILHITLNMVALWHLGRVVELMLGAARFVVLYLLSALGGSVLVLVLADPGQATVGASGAVFGVGAAYYVLHRRLGARMAPVNRSMVLLLLWLVVSAWFASSWEGHLGGLPAGGVVALAFAYGRRTAVQAGACLGLLTLLAVTTTARVAELTGGSVPL, encoded by the coding sequence GTGGATCCCGAGTCCCCCGACACGACCCGTCGCCGCCGTCCGGCGACCCCCGTGGCGACGTACGCGCTGTTCACGCTGAACGTACTGGCGTACCTGGCGGAGTTGGTGCGGCCCGGCGTCGTGGACCGGTTCGCGATGGTCGGTGCGCGGGTGGTCGCCGTGGACGGCACCCGGTACTCGGACGACGGGGCGTACCTCGTCCTCGGGCCGGTCCGCACGGAGGGGGTGGCGGGAGGTGAGTGGGAGCGGCTGCTCACCGGCACGTTCCTGCACGTCTCGCCGTTCGAGGGCGTCTTCGGGATCCTGCACATCACGCTGAACATGGTGGCTCTGTGGCATCTGGGGCGGGTGGTGGAGCTGATGCTCGGAGCGGCCCGGTTCGTCGTCCTGTATCTGCTCTCGGCGCTGGGCGGCTCCGTCCTGGTGCTGGTCCTGGCGGACCCGGGGCAGGCCACGGTCGGCGCGTCGGGGGCGGTCTTCGGTGTGGGTGCCGCGTACTACGTGCTGCACCGCAGGCTGGGCGCCCGGATGGCACCGGTCAACCGTTCCATGGTCCTCCTGCTGCTCTGGCTGGTGGTGTCCGCCTGGTTCGCCTCCTCCTGGGAGGGCCACCTCGGCGGGCTGCCGGCCGGCGGCGTGGTGGCCCTGGCGTTCGCGTACGGGCGTCGCACGGCGGTGCAGGCGGGCGCGTGCCTGGGCCTGCTGACGCTGCTGGCGGTGACGACGACGGCCAGGGTCGCGGAGCTGACCGGCGGAAGTGTTCCCCTATGA
- a CDS encoding chitosanase produces the protein MRRAGVLLLAAVPLIAAGVYFVVPADSGETEGASTATATAPSSREDAKGRAEQERAADDALIAGLPPGLASPDKKELAQQLVSSAENSTTEWRTAYGTIEDLGDGDGYTAGIIGFCTGTHDLLALVERYTEAHPDNGLARYLPALREVDGTDSHEGLDPGFTAAWRAEAEVPAFREAQEAERDRVYFEPAVRLAKLDGLGTLGQFVYYDAMVFHGPDTDAEGFYGLRERAMAEARTPARGGSEKDYLGAFLDVRRRAMEAKRPGIDTSRVDTAQRRFLAAGNLKLETPLEWEVYGDAYRAP, from the coding sequence ATGAGACGTGCCGGTGTGCTGCTTCTGGCGGCCGTTCCCCTGATCGCCGCGGGGGTGTACTTCGTGGTGCCGGCGGACTCCGGCGAGACCGAGGGCGCCTCGACCGCCACGGCCACCGCCCCGTCGTCCCGCGAGGACGCCAAGGGGCGGGCCGAACAGGAGCGGGCGGCGGACGACGCGCTGATCGCCGGCCTGCCGCCGGGGCTCGCCTCGCCGGACAAGAAGGAGCTGGCCCAGCAGCTGGTGTCCAGCGCCGAGAACTCGACCACCGAGTGGCGCACCGCGTACGGCACCATCGAGGACCTCGGGGACGGCGACGGGTACACCGCGGGCATCATCGGTTTCTGCACCGGCACCCACGACCTGCTCGCCCTGGTCGAGCGCTACACCGAGGCCCACCCGGACAACGGCCTGGCCCGGTACCTGCCCGCCCTGCGCGAGGTCGACGGCACCGACTCCCACGAGGGCCTGGACCCGGGCTTCACGGCGGCCTGGCGGGCGGAGGCGGAGGTCCCCGCGTTCCGCGAGGCCCAGGAGGCGGAGCGCGACCGCGTCTACTTCGAACCGGCGGTCCGCCTCGCCAAGCTGGACGGCCTCGGGACGCTGGGGCAGTTCGTCTACTACGACGCGATGGTCTTCCACGGCCCGGACACGGACGCCGAGGGCTTCTACGGGCTGCGCGAGCGGGCCATGGCCGAGGCGAGGACGCCCGCGCGGGGCGGCTCCGAGAAGGACTACCTGGGGGCCTTCCTCGACGTCCGCCGCCGGGCCATGGAGGCCAAGCGCCCGGGCATCGACACCTCCCGCGTCGACACCGCCCAGCGCCGGTTCCTGGCGGCCGGGAACCTGAAGCTGGAGACGCCGCTGGAGTGGGAGGTGTACGGGGACGCCTACCGGGCGCCCTGA
- a CDS encoding glutamate synthase subunit beta gives MADPKGFLNHGREVAKSRPVEERVKDWNEVYVPGSLLPIISKQASRCMDCGIPFCHNGCPLGNLIPEWNDYAYREDWSAAQERLHATNNFPEFTGRLCPAPCESACVLGINQPPVTIKNVEVSIIDKAWETGDVAPQIPERLSGKTVAVIGSGPAGLAAAQQLTRAGHTVAVYERADRVGGLLRYGIPEFKMEKRHINRRIEQMRAEGTRFRTGVEIGRDLKATDLKKRYDAVVIAAGSTTARDLPVPGRELNGIHQAMEYLPLANKVQEGDYVAPPLSAEGKHVVVIGGGDTGADCVGTAHRQGAASVTQLEIMPRPGEERDAARQPWPTFPMLYKVTSAHEEGGERVYAVSTTHFEGDEDGNVQWLHMSEVEFIDGKLTPKPGTERKIPAQLVTLAMGFTGTDKENGLVDQFGLDLDERGNIARDADFQTNVPGVFVAGDAGRGQSLIVWAIAEGRSAARGADRFLTGASDLPAPIRPTDRALVV, from the coding sequence ATGGCTGACCCCAAGGGCTTTCTCAACCACGGCCGCGAAGTCGCCAAGTCCCGGCCGGTGGAGGAGCGCGTCAAGGACTGGAACGAGGTCTACGTTCCCGGCTCCCTGCTGCCGATCATCAGCAAGCAGGCCAGCCGCTGCATGGACTGCGGCATCCCGTTCTGCCACAACGGCTGCCCGCTCGGGAACCTGATCCCCGAGTGGAACGACTACGCCTACCGCGAGGACTGGTCGGCCGCGCAGGAGCGCCTGCACGCCACCAACAACTTCCCGGAGTTCACCGGCCGCCTGTGCCCGGCGCCGTGCGAGTCGGCGTGCGTGCTCGGCATCAACCAGCCGCCGGTCACCATCAAGAACGTCGAGGTCTCGATCATCGACAAGGCGTGGGAGACCGGGGACGTAGCCCCGCAGATCCCCGAGCGCCTGTCCGGCAAGACCGTCGCCGTCATCGGCTCCGGCCCGGCCGGCCTGGCCGCGGCCCAGCAGCTCACCCGGGCCGGCCACACGGTCGCCGTCTACGAGCGCGCGGACCGCGTCGGAGGCCTCCTCCGGTACGGCATCCCCGAGTTCAAGATGGAGAAGCGGCACATCAACCGCCGCATAGAGCAGATGCGCGCGGAGGGCACCCGCTTCCGCACCGGCGTCGAGATCGGCCGCGACCTGAAGGCCACCGACCTGAAGAAGCGCTACGACGCCGTCGTCATCGCCGCCGGCTCCACCACCGCCCGCGACCTGCCGGTCCCCGGCCGCGAGCTGAACGGCATCCACCAGGCCATGGAGTACCTGCCGCTGGCCAACAAGGTCCAGGAGGGTGACTACGTCGCCCCGCCGCTCTCGGCCGAGGGCAAGCACGTCGTCGTCATCGGCGGCGGCGACACCGGCGCCGACTGCGTGGGCACCGCCCACCGCCAGGGCGCGGCCTCCGTCACCCAGCTGGAGATCATGCCCCGGCCGGGCGAGGAGCGGGACGCGGCGCGCCAGCCGTGGCCGACCTTCCCGATGCTGTACAAGGTCACCAGTGCCCACGAGGAGGGCGGCGAGCGGGTCTACGCCGTCTCCACCACCCACTTCGAGGGCGACGAGGACGGCAACGTCCAGTGGCTGCACATGAGCGAGGTCGAGTTCATCGACGGCAAGCTCACCCCGAAGCCGGGCACCGAGCGCAAGATCCCCGCCCAGCTGGTCACCCTCGCCATGGGCTTCACCGGCACGGACAAGGAGAACGGTCTGGTCGACCAGTTCGGCCTGGACCTGGACGAGCGCGGTAACATCGCCCGGGACGCGGACTTCCAGACCAACGTGCCGGGTGTGTTCGTCGCCGGTGACGCCGGCCGCGGGCAGTCGCTCATCGTCTGGGCGATCGCCGAGGGCCGCTCGGCCGCGCGCGGCGCCGACCGCTTCCTGACCGGGGCCAGCGACCTGCCGGCCCCGATCCGCCCGACGGACCGCGCACTCGTGGTCTGA
- a CDS encoding chorismate mutase, whose translation MTTSNTDAVDPAVREELARLRDSIDNIDAAVVHMLAERFKCTQQVGHLKARHQLPPGDPAREAKQIARLRALAESAKLDPAFAEKFLNFIIAEVIHHHERIAESSASG comes from the coding sequence ATGACCACCAGCAACACGGATGCCGTCGACCCCGCCGTCCGCGAGGAGCTGGCCCGGCTGCGGGACAGCATCGACAACATCGACGCGGCCGTCGTCCACATGCTCGCCGAGCGCTTCAAGTGCACCCAGCAGGTCGGCCACCTCAAGGCCCGCCACCAGCTGCCGCCCGGAGATCCGGCCCGTGAGGCGAAGCAGATCGCCCGGCTGCGCGCTCTCGCCGAGAGCGCCAAGCTGGACCCGGCGTTCGCCGAGAAGTTCCTGAACTTCATCATCGCCGAGGTGATCCACCACCACGAGCGCATCGCGGAGAGTTCGGCCTCCGGCTGA